TTCCCTGCCCTCCAGGAGGGACATGGCCACCATTTCAGATATTCTCTGTTTGCGTTCCTTATGGGGAATGCTGTACATCCCCGCGTAAAAATCCAGGTTTTCGTAAATTGTTAAATCTTCGTAAAGGCTGAATTTTTGGGACATGTAACCGATCCGGCGCTTGATTTTTTCGGATTCACGGGCCAGATCGTAACCCAGTACGGTACCGGAACCTGTTGTTGGCTCCAGCAGGCCGCACAACATGCGGATGGTCGTGGTTTTGCCGGAGCCGTTTGGTCCAAGAAAGCCGTAGATTTCGCCCGGCTTGATCTTGATGCTGAGGTTGTTGACGGCGGTAAAAGAACCGAATTTCTTGGTCAGCTCGTGGGTGGTTACCACGTACTCCACTTAAACCACCTCTTTTTCCGCGAGCAGGACGAAAACGTCCTCAATTGAGGGCGGCACTTCCCTGACCTGAACAACGCCGGCATTCATCCCGGCTATTTTCGCCAGGACTGCAGCTTGCGGTGTGTCCTTGTCCACCAGGACATGGAACTTGCCCCCGTAAAAATAGGCGTCTCTGACTAAATCCAGTCCATTTAAGAAACCCAGGTCACGGGTTTCAGCCTTGATTTCCAGTACCTTGTAAGGAAACCGGCGTTTGATGCTGCCCGGCGTATCGACAGCGGCAATTTTGCCCCGGTCCATAAAGGCGACCTTTTGGCAAAGTTCCGCCTCGTCCATGTAAGCAGTCGACACCAGGATGGTCATGCCTTCCCGGTTTAAATTATACAGGACCCGCCAGAAGTCCTTACGGGATTCGGGGTCAACCCCGTAGGTGGGTTCGTCGAGAATGAGCATGCCCGGCCTGGACACCAGGGCGCAGGTCAGGGCCAGCTTCTGCTTCATACCTCCGGAAAGGTTATCCGCCAACCGTGTTTTAAATTTGATCAGGTTGGTCATTTCCAATATCTCGTCGGCCCGGCTCTGGATGGTCCGGCGGTCCAAATTGTACATGGCGCCGAAAAAATTGATGTTTTCCATCACGGTCAGGTCACCGTACAGGCTGAACCGCTGGGGCATATAGCCGTAGGATTCGACCGCCTTGCGGGCATCCTTGCCGTCCATATCGAGCAGTTTAATTTGTCCGCTGGTGGGGGTAATAAGGTTGCAGAGCATGCGCATGAGGGTCGTTTTGCCGGCCCCGTCCGGTCCGACCAGGCCGAAAATCTCTCCCCTCTCTATTTTGATGGAAACCTGGTCAACCGCCGTCAAAGCGCCGAAGACCTTGGTCAAATCCGTTGTCTCAATCACTCTGACCACCTCCCCTGAAAAAACTGTTCAAATCGCCAAAGCGCTACCCCCAAAATGCAGGGTCGGATTCATTCGCCCAAATGTACCATTAGCCCACACAAGCCCGCCGCAAGCGTCATGCACGATTGAAATCGCACCTGCATCACCTGGCGTTTTTCATAAAAGATGACTGCTATTATTTTTTACGCCTTACGGCCTACAACTATTTTCAAGCCTTTTCGGGAACAAATTTTGTGATAAGCAAAACAAAAGTACCCTATTGAATAATGACATCCGCGGGCATGCCGGGCTTCAAGGCGCCAGCCTGATTGTCAACCCTGATCTTTACTGCGTACACAACATTGGTACGCTCTTTTTTGGTTTGAATCGTCTTGGGGGTAAATTCACCCTTGCCGGCGATTTCCTCCACTGTACCGGTGTACTCCACGCTGCTGCCGCTGACCGTGAAGGTTACAGACTGCCCGAGCTTGACCTGGGGCAGGTCATCGGTTGGTATATAGACTCTTATCCACATGTCGTTCAAGTTGGCCGCGGTAGCCACCGCAGAACCTGCCTGGACGTATTCGCCCTGCTCAAAATTTTTACTGAGGATAACCCCGTCTATGGGACAGATAATTTTGGTATCTTCCAGCAGTACTTCCGACGCTTTTAAGACAGCGGCGCTCTGTTCGACACCGGCCTGAGCCGCCGCAATCTGGTCGGTCCTGCTGCCGGAGCGCAGCAGGCTA
This region of Pelotomaculum schinkii genomic DNA includes:
- a CDS encoding ABC transporter ATP-binding protein, whose product is MIETTDLTKVFGALTAVDQVSIKIERGEIFGLVGPDGAGKTTLMRMLCNLITPTSGQIKLLDMDGKDARKAVESYGYMPQRFSLYGDLTVMENINFFGAMYNLDRRTIQSRADEILEMTNLIKFKTRLADNLSGGMKQKLALTCALVSRPGMLILDEPTYGVDPESRKDFWRVLYNLNREGMTILVSTAYMDEAELCQKVAFMDRGKIAAVDTPGSIKRRFPYKVLEIKAETRDLGFLNGLDLVRDAYFYGGKFHVLVDKDTPQAAVLAKIAGMNAGVVQVREVPPSIEDVFVLLAEKEVV